In Malania oleifera isolate guangnan ecotype guangnan chromosome 8, ASM2987363v1, whole genome shotgun sequence, a single window of DNA contains:
- the LOC131162541 gene encoding protein PHOSPHATE-INDUCED 1-like, whose amino-acid sequence MATFVSTLFLLQLFLFVSLLHFTTAARQLPGSAQDPTLAFRYHNGPLLTGPLSVNLIWYGHFKPPQRAIVSDFLASLSSPQPPKAQPSVSTWWNTVQKYYRLLNSKKPSSVSLSLGGQILDETYSVGKSLTTQQIERLAAKGEQKNAINVVLTASDVAVEGFCSSSCGRHGSSQSSRTRDGKSSRFAYIWVGNSETQCPGQCAWPFHQPIYGPQTPALLSPNNDVGLDGMVINLASLLAATATNPYGNGYFQGVTGAPLEAGSACSGIYGKGAYPGYAGSLLLDNAGASYNAHGANGRKYLLPALFDPSTSSCSALV is encoded by the coding sequence ATGGCTACTTTCGTTTCTACCCTTTTCCTCCTCCAACTCTTCCTCTTCGTTTCTCTGCTTCATTTCACCACCGCCGCCAGACAACTCCCCGGGTCGGCTCAAGACCCTACTCTTGCCTTCCGATACCATAACGGTCCTCTCCTCACCGGACCACTCTCCGTCAACCTCATCTGGTACGGCCACTTCAAGCCTCCCCAGCGTGCCATCGTCTCCGATTTCCTCGCCTCCCTCTCATCTCCCCAACCCCCCAAGGCCCAACCCTCGGTTTCCACCTGGTGGAATACCGTCCAGAAATACTATCGCCTCCTTAATTCTAAGAAGCCCTCTTCGGTTTCTCTCTCCCTCGGCGGTCAAATACTAGATGAGACCTACTCTGTCGGGAAATCGCTCACCACTCAGCAGATCGAACGACTGGCAGCGAAGGGCGAGCAGAAGAACGCCATTAACGTCGTGTTGACGGCCTCCGACGTGGCGGTTGAAGGCTTCTGCTCCAGCAGCTGCGGCAGACACGGATCGTCCCAGAGCTCCAGGACCCGAGACGGCAAGAGCTCCAGATTTGCTTACATTTGGGTGGGTAACTCCGAGACCCAATGCCCGGGTCAGTGCGCCTGGCCGTTCCACCAACCCATCTACGGACCCCAAACCCCGGCCTTGTTATCGCCCAACAACGACGTCGGTTTGGACGGCATGGTCATAAACCTGGCTAGCCTTTTGGCAGCAACTGCTACAAACCCATATGGAAATGGGTACTTCCAGGGTGTAACCGGGGCTCCGTTGGAGGCTGGTTCCGCTTGTTCGGGGATTTACGGAAAAGGGGCATATCCGGGTTACGCCGGAAGCCTGTTATTGGATAATGCGGGTGCCAGCTACAACGCGCATGGTGCGAATGGGAGGAAGTACCTGCTTCCCGCATTGTTTGATCCCTCCACGTCATCGTGTTCTGCGCTGGTTTAA